The proteins below are encoded in one region of Oryzias melastigma strain HK-1 linkage group LG7, ASM292280v2, whole genome shotgun sequence:
- the rnf41 gene encoding E3 ubiquitin-protein ligase NRDP1 produces MGYDVTRFQGEVDEDLLCPICSGVLEEPVQAPHCEHAFCNACITQWFAQQQICPVDRTVVTLAHLRPVPRIMRNMLSKLQINCDNASYGCTATLRLDQLQSHLKDCEHNPKRPVNCEEGCGLEMPKDELPSHNCIKHLRSVVQQQQTKISELEKTVAEHKHQLGEQKRDIQLLKAYMRAICSANPNLQNLEESIEYNEILEWVNSMQPARVTRWGGMISTPDAVLQAVIKRSLIDSGCPLSIVNDLIENAHERNWPQGLATLETRQMNRRYYENYVAKRIPGKQAVVVMACENQHMGEDKILEPGLVMIFAHGVEEIL; encoded by the exons ATGGGGTACGATGTTACGAGGTTCCAGGGTGAGGTGGATGAAGACCTCCTCTGTCCTATTTGCAGTGGAGTGTTGGAAGAACCGGTGCAG GCTCCACACTGTGAACATGCCTTCTGTAATGCCTGCATAACGCAGTGGTTTGCCCAGCAGCAGATCTGTCCTGTTGATAGGACAGTGGTGACACTAGCTCATCTCCGGCCGGTGCCCCGGATCATGCGCAACATGCTGTCCAAACTTCAGATCAACTGTGACAATGCAAGTTATGGCTGCACAGCTACACTGAGGTTGGACCAGCTACAGTCTCATCTCAAGGACTGCGAGCACAACCCCAAAAGGCCTGTCAACTGTGAGGAAGGATGTGG CCTTGAAATGCCAAAAGATGAGCTTCCCAGCCACAACTGCATCAAACACTTGCGGAGCGTTGTCCAACAGCAACAAACTAAGATTTCCGAGCTGGAGAAGACTGTGGCAGAACATAAACACCAGCTCGGGGAACAA AAACGTGACATTCAGCTGCTTAAAGCCTACATGAGAGCCATCTGCAGTGCTAACCCCAACTTGCAAAACCTCGAGGAGAGCATCGAGTACAACGAGATCCTGGA GTGGGTGAACTCCATGCAGCCTGCCAGGGTGACTCGCTGGGGCGGCATGATCTCCACGCCGGACGCTGTGCTCCAAGCTGTCATCAAGCGCTCGCTCATCGACAGCGGCTGCCCCCTCTCGATTGTGAACGACTTGATCGAGAATGCCCACGAGCGAAACTGGCCGCAGGGACTGGCCACTCTTGAAACGCGGCAGATGAACAGGCGCTACTACGAGAACTATGTTGCCAAGCGTATTCCTGGCAAGCAGGCGGTGGTGGTGATGGCCTGTGAAAATCAGCATATGGGGGAGGATAAAATCCTGGAGCCCGGCCTGGTTATGATCTTTGCCCACGGAGTGGAGGAAATCTTATAA